One Brassica napus cultivar Da-Ae chromosome A1, Da-Ae, whole genome shotgun sequence genomic region harbors:
- the LOC106359821 gene encoding LOW QUALITY PROTEIN: ATP-dependent Clp protease ATP-binding subunit CLPT1, chloroplastic (The sequence of the model RefSeq protein was modified relative to this genomic sequence to represent the inferred CDS: inserted 1 base in 1 codon; deleted 1 base in 1 codon; substituted 2 bases at 2 genomic stop codons) — translation KWFLVTQPSGHCFIAKXRCLTSASTVFSVPTCTYEKSFRSMCVNXRLLSLLVLVFISGTTAAAKFLRGNGVTLFKVRDETINLLGKSDMYFFSPEHPPLTEPAGKAIEWAVDEKKKSGMDGELITVYFLLGIWSQKDSAGCQILEKLRFNEDKAKEVAKXVSFDTLILIDLSFKKQSQ, via the exons AAATGGTTTCTTGTGACACAACCATCGGGCCACTGCTTCATCGCCA CACGGTGCTTAACATCAGCCAGCACGGTCTTTAGCGTCCCAACA TGTACTTATGAAAAATCGTTTCGGAGTATGTGTGTTAACTAACGTTTGTTATCCTTGTTGGTGTTGGTTTTCATTTCAGGTACTACTGCAGCTGCTAAGTTCCTGAGAGGGAATGGAGTC ACACTTTTTAAGGTGCGAGATGAGACAATTAACCTGCTAGGGAAATCAGACATGTACTTTTTCAGCCCGGAGCATCCTCCTCTTACTGAACCGGCTGGAAAGGCCATTGAGTGGGCCGTTGATGAAAAGAAGAAATCTG GTATGGATGGGGAACTAATCACTGTTTATTTTCTCCTGGGGATTTG GTCCCAAAAAGATTCAGCAGGATGTCAGATTTTGGAGAAACTTCGGTTCAACGAAGATAAGGCCAAAGAAGTTGCAAAATAAGTAAGTTTTGACACCCTAATTCTTATAG ATTTGAGCTTCAAGAAACAAAGTCAATAG
- the LOC106375245 gene encoding transcription factor bHLH126, whose protein sequence is MDPYQNPSPKGYQRQRPFGSAGEGGSSGGSDIPREIDDNKKKKKLLHRDIERQRRQEMATLFASLRSHLPLQYVKGKRAVSDHVNGAVNFIKDTETRIKELSARRDELSRETCQTYKSSPDPARTGSELGKSYPASVMVQPCVSGFEVAVSSNSSGPEALPLSRVLETLQELGLEVISCLTTRVNERLMHTIQVEVNSFGCLDLAWLQQKLVEELIL, encoded by the exons ATGGATCCATATCAGAATCCCAGCCCGAAAGGGTACCAGAGACAGAGGCCATTTGGCTCAGCCGGTGAAGGTGGCAGCAGCGGCGGCTCCGATATACCCCGTGAAATAGATGacaataagaagaaaaagaagcttCTCCACCGCGACATCGAACGCCAGAGAAGACAAGAGATGGCTACACTCTTTGCTTCGCTTCGTTCTCACCTACCTCTCCAATACGTTAAG GGGAAGAGAGCTGTTTCGGATCATGTAAACGGAGCGGTGAATTTCATTAAGGACACGGAAACACGGATTAAAGAACTTAGTGCAAGACGAGACGAACTAAGCAGAGAAACATGTCAGACATATAAATCGAGTCCGGATCCAGCAAGAACTGGATCCGAGTTAGGCAAATCGTATCCGGCGAGTGTGATGGTGCAACCATGCGTGAGCGGTTTCGAAGTGGCGGTGAGCAGCAACTCGTCAGGTCCCGAAGCTTTGCCACTCTCAAGAGTGCTTGAGACACTTCAGGAACTAGGACTTGAAGTCATCAGCTGTCTCACCACAAGAGTTAATGAGAGGCTCATGCACACTATTCAAGTCGAG GTTAATAGTTTTGGATGCTTGGATTTAGCTTGGTTGCAGCAGAAGCTAGTTGAGGAGTTGATACTTTAG
- the LOC106443062 gene encoding protein trichome birefringence-like 18, with translation MALGSPKVSIFGAAFPAKVSTIAIAIGGLASFFVFGLLLRLSYPIGSSVSGVFYGNATPELVQVPLSLTNHTVEGLYTGSDVSVSDQNLTSHSSSGGPDAVVSENIPPPGLDSDKKPLVDGKEEADEKKIDVGSGGGETNVPKAGDTPSVVSSPPHDDSKTASAEPECDLYQGSWFYDPEGPVYTNNSCPVITQMQNCQGNGRSDKGYENWRWKPSQCDLPRFDAKKFLELMRGKTLAFIGDSVARNQMESMLCLLWQVETPVNRGSRKMQRWLFKSSSVMIARIWSSWLVHQFNEKFDYAPEGVTKLKLDRPDERIIEALPKFDVVVLSSGHWFAKQSVYILNDEIVGGQLWWPDKSKPMKVNNVEAFGISVETILKSVATHPNYTGLTIVRTWSPDHYEGGAWNTGGSCTGKEEPILPGKLVKNGFTEIMHEKQATGFNRAVEGVSESSKVKLKLMDITEAFGYRHDGHPGPYRSPDPNKITKRGPDGRPPPQDCLHWCMPGPVDTWNEMVLELIRRDVEGGKRNS, from the exons ATGGCTTTGGGATCTCCTAAGGTTTCTATATTCGGTGCTGCTTTTCCTGCGAAGGTGTCCACCATTGCAATTGCTATAGGGGGATTAGCATCCTTCTTTGTTTTCGGATTGTTGCTCCGTCTTTCCTACCCTATCGGTTCATCAGTGAGTGGTGTGTTTTATGGGAATGCGACTCCTGAACTAGTTCAAGTCCCTTTGTCCTTGACCAACCATACCGTGGAAGGCCTTTACACGGGTAGTGACGTTAGTGTTTCAGATCAAAATCTGACTTCTCACTCTAGCTCTGGCGGACCTGATGCTGTTGTTAGTGAAAACATACCACCGCCGGGTCTTGATAGTGATAAGAAACCTTTGGTGGATGGCAAAGAGGAGGCGGATGAGAAGAAGATTGATGTTGGATCAGGTGGAGGTGAAACCAATGTTCCCAAGGCTGGAGACACTCCAAGTGTAGTATCATCTCCTCCACATGATGACTCTAAAACCGCTTCAGCAGAACCAG AGTGTGATTTGTACCAAGGTAGCTGGTTTTATGATCCGGAGGGACCTGTGTACACGAACAACTCTTGCCCCGTCATAACGCAGATGCAGAACTGCCAGGGAAATGGACGATCTGACAAGGGATACGAGAACTGGAGATGGAAACCATCTCAGTGTGACCTTCCTCGGTTTGATGCCAAGAAATTTCTAGAGCTAATGAGAGGCAAAACATTAGCCTTCATAGGTGATTCAGTAGCTCGTAACCAAATGGAATCCATGTTGTGCCTTCTTTGGCAG GTTGAAACGCCGGTCAATCGAGGGAGCCGGAAGATGCAGAGATGGTTATTTAAGTCATCATCAGTAATGATTGCCCGTATATGGTCATCTTGGCTCGTCCATCAGTTCAACGAAAAATTCGATTATGCTCCCGAAGGTGTCACCAAACTAAAGCTGGACCGTCCTGATGAGCGCATAATAGAAGCTCTTCCCAAATTCGACGTTGTTGTCCTGTCATCAGGGCACTGGTTTGCGAAGCAATCCGTCTACATACTCAATGACGAGATCGTTGGAGGACAGTTATGGTGGCCGGACAAATCAAAGCCCATGAAAGTCAACAACGTGGAAGCATTCGGAATATCAGTCGAAACAATCCTAAAGTCCGTGGCTACACACCCTAACTACACGGGTTTGACCATAGTGAGAACATGGTCGCCTGATCACTACGAGGGTGGGGCTTGGAACACAGGAGGTTCATGCACAGGGAAAGAAGAACCCATCCTTCCAGGGAAGCTGGTGAAAAACGGGTTCACGGAGATAATGCACGAGAAGCAAGCCACAGGGTTTAACCGAGCTGTGGAGGGAGTTTCGGAGAGCTCAAAGGTTAAGTTAAAGCTGATGGATATTACAGAGGCATTTGGGTATCGACATGATGGTCATCCTGGTCCGTACAGGAGTCCGGATCCAAACAAGATCACTAAAAGGGGACCTGATGGACGGCCTCCGCCTCAGGACTGCTTGCACTGGTGCATGCCGGGACCGGTTGATACGTGGAATGAAATGGTGTTGGAGCTCATAAGGAGAGACGTGGAAGGCGGGAAAAGGAATAGCTGA
- the LOC106443080 gene encoding peptidyl-prolyl cis-trans isomerase FKBP53 gives MGFWGLEVKPGKPQAFHPKNEQGKLHLTQATLGSGSGKEKSVIQCSIAGNTPIYLCSLLPNKTECCPLNLEFEDDDETVEFSVTGDRSIHLSGFLEEYDDGEEYEQDEDDSDGMDIAEMGSQESSDYDSEEDEDEDEDEMDEDQMDKFEDFLDRNLEMYRQSSVPNSGVVIEEIEDEEKPAEDTKTKRSKKKSQAAKDESANKQIVVKESAHASDLESEDEDGFPIPKAIKSGEKMSSDVDQQGSNKKRKAKASEPDGVQESENKNKKKKNQKEKKKGESASNEKVETVSVLKKKETTQTSSNQKAQNETKNNAMSQSSKTPDKSAEKKNKQKNTSEKATVENSKASQEQTYPNGLVVEELKLGKPNGKQATPGKQVSVRYIGKLQKNGKIFDSNIGKAPFKFKIGRGEVIKGWDVGVNGMRVGEKRKLTIPPSMGYGSRGAGGQIPPNAWLSFEVELIDVK, from the exons ATGGGGTTCTGGG GACTCGAAGTGAAACCTGGAAAGCCTCAAGCTTTCCATCCCAAAAACGAACAAGGGAAGCTTCACCTCACTCAG GCAACTCTAGGATCGGGTTCAGGCAAAGAGAAGAGCGTGATTCAGTGTTCCATAGCAGGAAACACACCCATTTACTTGTGCTCACTGTTGCCTAACAAAACCGAGTGTTGCCCTCTGAATCTTGAGTTTGAGGACGATGACGAGACCGTTGAGTTCTCGGTGACTGGTGACAGAAGCATCCACCTTTCTGGATTCTTGGAGGAGTATGATGATGGGGAGGAGTATGAGCAGGACGAGGATGATTC AGATGGTATGGATATTGCTGAAATGGGGTCTCAAGAGTCTTCTGACTATGATAGTGaagaggatgaagatgaagatgaagatgagatGGATGAGGATCAGATGGATAAGTTTGAGGACTTTCTTGATCGCAATCTCGAAATGTATCGCCAGTCTTCTGTCCCAAACAGCGGAG TTGTGATTGAGGAGATAGAAGATGAAGAGAAGCCTGCCGAAGATACAAAGACTAAACGATCCAAGAAGAAGAGTCAAGCTGCCAAAGATGAGAGCGCAAATAAACAGATTGTTGTCAAAGAGAGTGCACATGCTTCAGATCTGGAGAGCGAAGATGAAGATGGCTTTCCTATTCCCAAAGCGATTAAGTCTGGTGAGAAGATGAGCTCAGATGTTGACCAACAAGGTAGCAACAAAAAACGCAAGGCCAAGGCTTCTGAGCCAGATGGTGTACAAGAAAG tgaaaacaagaataaaaagaagaagaatcagaaggagaagaagaaaggcgAAAGTGCCTCCAATGAGAAAGTTGAGACGGTCAGTGTGCTGAAAAAGAAGGAAACCACCCAAACTTCTTCAAACCAGAAAGCTCAAAACGAAACTAAAAACAATGCCAT GAGTCAAAGCTCTAAGACCCCAGATAAATCTGCTGAGAAGAAAAATAAGCAGAAGAACACAAGTGAGAAAGCTACAGTGGAGAACTCCAAGGCTTCTCAAGAACAGACATACCCAAATGGGCTCGTTGTTGAGGAGTTAAAATTGGGCAAACCCAACGGCAAGCAAGCTACTCCTGGAAAGCAG GTCAGCGTCCGTTACATCGGAAAGCTTCAGAAGAATGGGAAGATCTTCGATTCCAACATCGGAAAAGCACCTTTTAAGTTCAAGATAG GTCGTGGAGAAGTCATCAAGGGATGGGATGTAGGCGTTAATG GAATGCGTGTTGGTGAAAAAAGAAAGCTTACAATTCCTCCATCAATGGG GTACGGTTCTCGCGGTGCTGGTGGCCAGATTCCTCCTAACGCTTGGCTGTCGTTTGAGGTCGAACTGATTGATGTCAAGTAA